A section of the Citrobacter farmeri genome encodes:
- the potD gene encoding spermidine/putrescine ABC transporter substrate-binding protein PotD, translated as MMKWSRHLLAAGALAMGMSAVHADDSKTLYFYNWTEYVPPGLLEQFTKETGIKVIYSTYESNETMYAKLKTYKDGAYDLVVPSTYYVDKMRKEGMIQKIDKSTLTNFNNLDPEMLNKPFDPNNDYSIPYIWGATAIGVNSDSIDPKTVTSWADLWKPEYKGSLLLTDDAREVFQMALRKLGYSGNTTDPKEIEAAYNELKKLMPNVAAFNSDNPANPYMEGEVNLGMVWNGSAFVARQAGTPLEVVWPKEGGIFWMDSLSIPANAKNKEGALKLINFLLRPDVAKEVAETIGYPTPNLAARKLLSPEVANDKSLYPDAETIGKGEWQNDVGSASAIYEEYYQKLKAGR; from the coding sequence ATGATGAAATGGTCACGCCACCTGCTCGCGGCAGGCGCTCTTGCAATGGGAATGAGCGCTGTGCACGCGGACGACAGTAAAACACTCTATTTCTACAACTGGACCGAGTATGTTCCGCCAGGACTGCTGGAGCAGTTCACCAAAGAGACCGGCATCAAGGTGATTTATTCGACCTACGAGTCGAATGAAACCATGTATGCCAAGCTCAAAACCTACAAAGACGGCGCCTACGATCTGGTGGTGCCTTCCACCTATTACGTCGACAAAATGCGTAAAGAGGGCATGATTCAGAAGATCGACAAATCAACGTTAACCAACTTCAACAACCTCGATCCCGAGATGCTGAACAAGCCGTTTGACCCTAACAACGACTACTCCATTCCGTACATCTGGGGTGCGACGGCTATTGGCGTGAACAGCGACAGCATTGACCCGAAAACCGTCACCAGTTGGGCTGACCTGTGGAAGCCAGAATACAAAGGCAGCCTGCTGCTGACTGACGATGCGCGCGAAGTGTTCCAGATGGCGCTGCGTAAGCTGGGCTATTCCGGTAACACCACCGATCCAAAAGAGATTGAAGCGGCCTATAACGAGTTGAAAAAGCTGATGCCCAACGTCGCTGCGTTTAACTCCGACAACCCGGCAAATCCGTATATGGAAGGTGAAGTGAATCTGGGAATGGTGTGGAACGGCTCTGCCTTCGTCGCACGCCAGGCCGGTACGCCGCTGGAGGTTGTCTGGCCGAAAGAAGGCGGGATCTTCTGGATGGATAGCCTGTCAATTCCGGCGAACGCCAAAAACAAAGAGGGTGCGCTGAAGCTGATTAACTTCCTGCTGCGCCCGGATGTGGCGAAAGAAGTGGCAGAAACCATCGGCTACCCGACGCCAAACCTGGCGGCGCGTAAGCTGTTAAGCCCGGAAGTCGCCAATGATAAATCGCTCTACCCGGATGCAGAGACGATCGGCAAAGGCGAATGGCAAAACGATGTCGGCTCCGCCAGCGCGATTTACGAAGAGTATTATCAGAAGCTGAAAGCAGGACGCTGA
- the pepT gene encoding peptidase T, with protein MDKLLERFLHYVSLDTQSKSGVRQVPSTEGQWKLLNLLKQQLEEMELVNVTLSDKGTLMATLPANVPGDIPAIGFISHVDTSPDFSGKHVNPQIVENYRGGDIALGIGDEVLSPVMFPVLHQLLGQTLITTDGKTLLGADDKAGVAEIMTALAVLKHKNIPHGDIRVAFTPDEEVGKGAKHFDVAAFDAKWAYTVDGGGVGELEFENFNAASVNIKIVGNNVHPGTAKGVMVNALSLAARIHAEVPADESPEMTEGYEGFYHLASMKGTVDRADMHYIIRDFDRKQFEARKRKMMEIARKVGKGLHPDCYIELVIEDSYYNMREKVVEHPHVLDIAQQAMRDCDIQPVMKPIRGGTDGAQLSFMGLPCPNLFTGGYNYHGKHEFVTLEGMEKAVQVIVRIAELTVKQS; from the coding sequence ATGGATAAACTACTTGAGCGTTTTCTACACTACGTTTCATTGGATACCCAATCGAAATCAGGTGTGAGACAGGTTCCCAGTACTGAGGGACAGTGGAAGTTATTAAATTTGCTCAAACAGCAGCTCGAAGAAATGGAGCTGGTCAATGTGACATTAAGTGACAAAGGGACGCTGATGGCAACGCTTCCGGCGAATGTCCCTGGCGATATCCCTGCTATTGGCTTCATTTCCCATGTGGATACCTCACCGGATTTCAGCGGTAAGCACGTGAATCCGCAGATTGTTGAGAACTACCGCGGCGGGGATATTGCTCTGGGCATTGGTGATGAAGTGCTGTCACCGGTGATGTTCCCGGTGCTACATCAGTTGCTCGGACAAACGCTGATCACCACCGACGGCAAAACGCTGCTGGGGGCGGATGACAAAGCGGGTGTGGCGGAAATCATGACCGCGCTGGCGGTGCTGAAGCATAAAAATATTCCCCATGGTGATATCCGCGTCGCCTTTACGCCGGATGAAGAGGTTGGCAAAGGGGCGAAACATTTTGATGTTGCGGCTTTTGACGCAAAATGGGCCTATACCGTTGACGGTGGCGGCGTGGGGGAACTGGAGTTCGAGAACTTCAATGCCGCCTCGGTGAATATCAAAATCGTTGGCAACAACGTGCATCCGGGGACGGCGAAAGGGGTAATGGTTAACGCATTATCCCTTGCGGCGCGTATTCATGCCGAGGTTCCGGCGGATGAAAGCCCGGAAATGACCGAAGGTTATGAAGGTTTCTACCATCTTGCGAGCATGAAAGGCACCGTGGATCGCGCGGATATGCACTACATCATTCGCGATTTTGACCGCAAACAGTTTGAAGCGCGTAAACGTAAGATGATGGAGATAGCCAGGAAGGTCGGGAAAGGGTTACACCCGGACTGTTACATTGAACTGGTGATTGAAGACAGTTATTACAATATGCGTGAAAAGGTGGTTGAGCATCCGCATGTTCTGGATATCGCTCAGCAGGCGATGCGTGACTGTGACATTCAACCAGTGATGAAGCCGATCCGCGGCGGCACCGACGGCGCGCAACTCTCTTTCATGGGATTGCCGTGCCCGAATCTGTTCACCGGTGGCTACAACTATCATGGCAAGCATGAGTTTGTGACGCTGGAAGGTATGGAGAAAGCGGTGCAGGTGATTGTACGGATTGCCGAGTTAACGGTGAAACAGTCGTAG
- the potC gene encoding spermidine/putrescine ABC transporter permease PotC, protein MIGRLLRGGFMTAIYAYLYIPIIILIVNSFNSSRFGINWQGFTTKWYGLLMNNDSLLQAAQHSLTMAIFSATFATVIGSLTAVALYRYRFRGKPFVSGMLFVVMMSPDIVMAISLLVLFMLLGIQLGFWSLLFSHITFCLPFVVVTVYSRLKGFDVRMLEAAKDLGASEITILRKIILPLAMPAVAAGWLLSFTLSMDDVVVSSFVTGPGYEILPLKIYSMVKVGVSPEVNALATILLVLSLVLVIASQLIARDKTKVQGTLK, encoded by the coding sequence ATGATCGGTAGACTGCTTCGTGGCGGTTTTATGACCGCTATCTACGCGTACCTGTACATTCCCATCATTATTTTGATTGTGAACTCCTTTAACAGCTCGCGATTTGGCATCAACTGGCAGGGTTTTACGACCAAATGGTATGGCCTGCTGATGAACAACGACAGCCTGCTGCAAGCGGCGCAACACTCGCTGACGATGGCCATTTTTTCCGCAACGTTCGCCACCGTCATCGGTTCGTTGACTGCGGTTGCGCTGTATCGCTACCGTTTTCGCGGTAAACCGTTCGTCAGCGGAATGCTGTTTGTGGTGATGATGTCGCCGGATATTGTAATGGCAATTTCGCTGCTGGTGCTGTTTATGTTGCTGGGCATCCAGTTAGGTTTCTGGTCGCTCCTGTTTTCGCATATCACTTTCTGCCTGCCTTTTGTGGTGGTGACTGTCTATTCACGGCTGAAAGGGTTTGACGTACGGATGCTGGAAGCGGCAAAAGATCTGGGTGCCAGTGAAATCACTATCCTGCGCAAAATCATTCTGCCGCTGGCAATGCCAGCCGTCGCCGCCGGCTGGCTGCTGAGCTTCACTCTGTCGATGGATGATGTGGTAGTCTCGTCATTCGTGACCGGGCCTGGCTATGAAATTCTACCGTTGAAGATCTACTCAATGGTGAAAGTCGGCGTTTCACCGGAGGTGAATGCGCTGGCGACCATTCTGTTGGTGTTATCGCTGGTTCTGGTGATCGCCAGCCAACTTATTGCTCGTGATAAAACGAAAGTTCAGGGGACGTTAAAATGA
- the potA gene encoding spermidine/putrescine ABC transporter ATP-binding protein PotA, translating into MGQSKKLNKQPRSLSPLVLLSGISKSFDGKEVISELDLTINNGEFLTLLGPSGCGKTTVLRLIAGLETVDSGHIMLDNQDITHVPAENRYVNTVFQSYALFPHMTVFENVAFGLRMQKTPAADITPRVLEALRMVQLEEFAQRKPHQLSGGQQQRVAIARAVVNKPRLLLLDESLSALDYKLRKQMQNELKALQRKLGITFVFVTHDQEEALTMSDRIVVMRDGRIEQDGTPREIYEEPKNLFVAGFIGEINMFNATVIERLDEQRVRANVEGRECNIYVNFAVEPGQKLHVLLRPEDLRVDEINDDNHIDGLIGYVRERNYKGMTLESVVELENGKMVMVSEFFNEDDPDFDHSLDQKMAINWVESWEVVLADEEHK; encoded by the coding sequence ATGGGACAGAGTAAAAAATTGAATAAACAACCGCGTTCGCTTTCACCGCTGGTTCTTTTGTCAGGTATCAGCAAAAGCTTCGATGGAAAAGAGGTCATTTCCGAACTGGATTTGACCATCAATAATGGCGAGTTCCTCACGCTGCTTGGCCCTTCTGGCTGCGGTAAAACAACCGTTTTGCGCCTGATTGCCGGTCTGGAAACCGTAGATTCCGGGCACATCATGCTCGATAACCAGGATATCACCCACGTACCGGCTGAAAACCGCTATGTGAATACCGTCTTTCAAAGCTATGCGTTATTCCCCCACATGACCGTTTTTGAAAATGTGGCGTTCGGATTGCGCATGCAAAAGACTCCCGCCGCCGACATCACCCCGCGCGTACTGGAAGCACTGCGAATGGTGCAACTGGAAGAGTTTGCCCAGCGTAAGCCGCATCAGCTCTCCGGAGGTCAACAGCAGCGCGTGGCGATTGCCCGTGCGGTAGTCAATAAACCGCGCCTGCTGCTGCTGGATGAATCCCTCTCGGCGCTGGACTATAAGCTGCGAAAACAGATGCAGAACGAACTGAAAGCGTTGCAGCGTAAGCTCGGCATCACGTTCGTGTTCGTGACGCACGATCAGGAAGAAGCCCTGACCATGTCCGATCGTATCGTCGTTATGCGCGATGGGCGCATTGAACAGGATGGCACACCGCGTGAAATCTACGAAGAGCCGAAAAACCTGTTCGTCGCCGGATTCATTGGCGAGATCAACATGTTTAACGCCACGGTGATCGAGCGTCTGGACGAACAGCGCGTACGCGCTAATGTCGAAGGCCGCGAATGCAATATCTACGTCAACTTTGCCGTTGAGCCGGGACAGAAACTGCACGTTCTGCTGCGACCAGAAGATCTGCGCGTAGATGAAATCAACGACGATAACCACATTGACGGCCTGATCGGCTACGTCCGCGAGCGTAACTATAAGGGTATGACGCTGGAGTCGGTGGTTGAACTGGAAAATGGCAAGATGGTGATGGTCAGCGAATTCTTCAACGAAGACGATCCGGACTTTGACCACTCTCTCGACCAGAAAATGGCCATTAACTGGGTAGAAAGCTGGGAGGTCGTACTGGCTGATGAAGAACACAAGTAA
- the potB gene encoding spermidine/putrescine ABC transporter permease PotB, protein MKNTSKFQNVVIVTIVGWLVLFVFLPNLMIIGTSFLTRDDASFVKMVFTLDNYSRLLDPLYFEVLLHSLNMALIATLACLVLGYPFAWFLARLPEKIRPLLLFLLIVPFWTNSLIRIYGLKIFLSTKGYLNEFLLWLGVIETPMRIMFTPSAVIIGLVYILLPFMVMPLYSSIEKLDRPLLEAAKDLGASKLQTFIRIIIPLTMPGIIAGCLLVMLPAMGLFYVSDLMGGAKNLLIGNVIKVQFLNIRDWPFGAATSITLTIVMGLMLLVYWRASRLLNKKGELE, encoded by the coding sequence ATGAAGAACACAAGTAAATTCCAGAATGTGGTGATTGTCACTATCGTCGGTTGGCTTGTGTTGTTTGTCTTTCTGCCCAACCTGATGATCATTGGCACCAGCTTTTTGACTCGCGACGATGCCAGCTTCGTCAAAATGGTCTTTACGCTGGACAACTACTCGCGCCTGCTCGATCCGCTCTATTTTGAAGTGCTGCTGCACTCGCTGAATATGGCGCTAATCGCCACCCTCGCCTGCCTCGTGCTCGGCTATCCTTTTGCCTGGTTTCTGGCGCGACTGCCGGAGAAGATCCGCCCGCTGCTGTTGTTTCTGCTAATTGTCCCGTTCTGGACCAACTCGCTGATCCGCATTTACGGGCTGAAAATTTTCCTCAGCACCAAAGGTTACCTGAACGAATTTCTGCTGTGGCTGGGGGTGATCGAGACGCCGATGCGCATCATGTTCACCCCGAGCGCGGTAATTATCGGTCTGGTGTATATTCTGCTGCCATTTATGGTAATGCCGCTGTACTCCAGCATTGAGAAGCTCGACAGACCGCTGCTGGAAGCGGCGAAAGACCTGGGTGCCAGCAAGTTGCAGACCTTTATCCGGATAATCATCCCGCTGACCATGCCGGGCATTATTGCCGGTTGTCTGCTGGTGATGCTGCCCGCGATGGGGCTGTTCTACGTCTCCGACCTGATGGGCGGCGCGAAGAACCTGCTGATCGGTAACGTAATTAAGGTTCAGTTCCTCAACATCCGTGACTGGCCGTTCGGCGCTGCCACCAGCATTACGCTGACGATTGTGATGGGCCTGATGCTGCTGGTTTACTGGCGCGCCTCCCGACTGCTGAACAAAAAGGGAGAACTCGAATGA